In Nitrobacteraceae bacterium AZCC 1564, the following proteins share a genomic window:
- a CDS encoding alpha-D-ribose 1-methylphosphonate 5-phosphate C-P lyase (product_source=KO:K06163; cog=COG3627; ko=KO:K06163; pfam=PF06007) codes for MNAPVYNFAYLDEQTKRMIRRAILKAIAIPGYQVPFASREMPMPYGWGTGGVQVTAAILGADDTLKVIDQGSDDTTNAISIRKFFEKTAGVATTTVTSDATVIQTRHRIPETTLTDDQVLVYQVPIPEPLRFLEPRETETRRMHALAEYGLMHVKLYEDIARHGHIATTYAYPVKVDDRYVMDPSPTPKFDNPKMDDCAALQLFGAGREKRIYAIPPHTKVRSLDFEDHPFETYRFSAPCALCGSTESYLDEVVVDDKGGRMFVCSDTDYCETRRADGHQGTGFGADHQVT; via the coding sequence ATGAACGCGCCGGTTTACAACTTCGCTTATCTCGACGAGCAGACCAAGCGAATGATCCGCCGCGCGATCCTGAAGGCGATCGCGATCCCCGGTTATCAGGTGCCGTTCGCCAGCCGCGAAATGCCGATGCCCTATGGCTGGGGCACCGGCGGCGTGCAGGTGACGGCGGCTATTCTTGGAGCGGATGACACTCTCAAGGTGATCGATCAGGGCTCCGACGACACCACCAATGCGATCTCGATCCGCAAGTTCTTCGAGAAGACTGCGGGTGTTGCGACGACAACCGTGACGTCGGATGCCACCGTAATCCAGACGCGGCATCGTATTCCCGAGACGACCCTGACCGACGATCAGGTGCTGGTCTATCAGGTGCCGATCCCCGAGCCGCTGCGCTTTCTGGAGCCGCGCGAGACCGAGACGCGCCGCATGCATGCACTCGCCGAGTACGGGCTGATGCATGTGAAACTCTACGAGGACATCGCGCGCCATGGCCACATCGCGACGACATACGCCTATCCGGTGAAGGTCGACGACCGCTACGTGATGGACCCGTCGCCGACGCCGAAATTCGACAATCCGAAGATGGACGACTGCGCCGCGCTGCAATTGTTCGGTGCCGGCCGCGAGAAGCGGATCTATGCAATCCCGCCTCATACCAAGGTGCGGTCGCTGGATTTCGAGGACCATCCGTTCGAGACCTATCGGTTCAGCGCTCCATGTGCGCTCTGCGGATCGACTGAATCCTATCTCGATGAAGTCGTGGTCGATGACAAAGGCGGGCGGATGTTCGTCTGTTCCGACACGGATTATTGCGAAACGCGCCGCGCGGACGGCCATCAGGGCACTGGCTTCGGTGCCGATCATCAGGTGACATGA
- a CDS encoding phosphonate transport system permease protein (product_source=KO:K02042; cath_funfam=1.10.3720.10; cog=COG3639; ko=KO:K02042; pfam=PF00528; superfamily=161098; tigrfam=TIGR01097; transmembrane_helix_parts=Inside_1_28,TMhelix_29_51,Outside_52_87,TMhelix_88_110,Inside_111_135,TMhelix_136_158,Outside_159_197,TMhelix_198_215,Inside_216_221,TMhelix_222_244,Outside_245_248,TMhelix_249_268,Inside_269_283): MIAADRSPAELAAQYPDLFHGSNSGRVKALVVAAAAIALFFFGCWYLEISIHRLVTGFKQLGWFVTLMIPPDPGTSFPTYLHAMGETLSIAFLGTLLAALLALPVSLLAAKNIIPSVFLRFPVRRFLDSIRGIDTLIWALVWINVVGLGPFAGVLAIATSDFGAFGKLFSEAIEGADRKQVEGIRAAGGSKLHEIRFGLLPQVLPVLAGQVLYFIESNTRSATIIGIVGAGGIGLQLAEQIRVLEWQKVSTLILMILAAVAAIDFVSSRLRRAIIGRAGEARH; this comes from the coding sequence ATGATCGCGGCGGATCGTAGTCCAGCGGAACTGGCGGCGCAGTATCCGGATCTGTTTCACGGATCGAATTCAGGCCGCGTGAAGGCACTTGTCGTCGCGGCAGCAGCCATAGCGCTGTTTTTCTTCGGCTGCTGGTATCTTGAGATTTCGATCCACCGTTTGGTGACCGGCTTCAAGCAGCTCGGCTGGTTCGTCACGCTGATGATCCCGCCTGATCCGGGCACATCATTCCCGACTTATCTCCATGCCATGGGGGAGACGCTGTCGATTGCGTTTCTCGGTACATTGCTTGCCGCGCTGCTCGCGCTTCCCGTCAGTCTGCTGGCAGCGAAGAACATCATTCCATCCGTCTTCCTGCGTTTCCCGGTGCGGCGGTTTCTGGATTCGATCCGCGGCATCGATACGCTGATCTGGGCGCTGGTATGGATCAACGTGGTTGGGCTCGGCCCGTTCGCTGGTGTCCTGGCGATTGCGACGTCAGATTTCGGCGCGTTCGGCAAACTGTTCTCGGAGGCGATCGAAGGCGCAGACCGCAAGCAAGTCGAGGGTATCCGCGCGGCGGGCGGCAGCAAACTGCACGAGATTCGCTTCGGGCTGCTGCCGCAGGTGCTGCCGGTGCTCGCCGGCCAAGTTCTCTATTTCATCGAGTCGAACACGCGCTCCGCGACCATCATCGGCATCGTCGGCGCGGGCGGCATCGGCCTGCAGCTCGCCGAACAGATCCGCGTACTGGAATGGCAGAAGGTTTCAACGCTGATCCTGATGATTCTCGCCGCGGTCGCCGCAATCGATTTCGTCTCGAGCCGGCTGCGCCGTGCGATCATTGGCCGGGCAGGCGAAGCCCGACACTGA
- a CDS encoding putative phosphonate transport system ATP-binding protein (product_source=KO:K05781; cath_funfam=3.40.50.300; cog=COG4107; ko=KO:K05781; pfam=PF00005; smart=SM00382; superfamily=52540; tigrfam=TIGR02323) — MRDDDQPLLICDNLSKSYGRNLGCRDVSFELYPGEVLAIVGESGSGKSTLLQMLSTQLQPTNGRVLYRMRDGVARDLATLGEAERRFLFRTDWGYVHQDPAMGLRMAVSAGANVGERLMAVGWNHYGNIRDTASSWLERVEIPTVRIDDAPNTYSGGMRQRLQIARNLVTEPRLVFMDEPTGGLDVSVQARLLDLVRGLVNELGLAVVIVTHDLAVARLLSHRVMVMKGGEVIETGLTDQVLDDPHEPYTQLLVSSILPA, encoded by the coding sequence ATGCGGGACGACGATCAGCCACTGCTCATTTGCGACAACCTCAGCAAGTCCTATGGCCGCAACCTCGGCTGCCGTGACGTGTCGTTCGAGCTGTATCCCGGTGAAGTGCTGGCCATCGTCGGCGAGTCCGGTTCGGGTAAGTCGACGCTGTTGCAGATGCTTTCGACGCAACTGCAGCCGACCAATGGGCGGGTGCTCTATCGCATGCGCGATGGTGTCGCGCGCGACCTTGCAACGCTTGGCGAAGCCGAACGGCGCTTCCTGTTCCGCACTGACTGGGGCTATGTGCATCAGGACCCGGCCATGGGCCTGCGCATGGCGGTATCGGCCGGTGCCAATGTCGGCGAACGGCTGATGGCGGTCGGCTGGAATCACTACGGCAACATTCGGGACACCGCATCGTCATGGTTGGAGCGGGTGGAGATTCCTACCGTCCGCATCGACGACGCGCCGAACACCTATTCCGGCGGCATGCGGCAGCGGCTGCAGATTGCACGCAATCTCGTCACCGAGCCGCGTCTGGTGTTTATGGATGAGCCGACCGGCGGCCTCGATGTGTCGGTGCAGGCGCGCTTGCTCGATCTGGTGCGCGGACTGGTCAATGAGCTTGGTCTTGCGGTCGTGATCGTGACGCATGATCTCGCGGTGGCGCGGCTGCTGTCGCACCGGGTGATGGTGATGAAGGGCGGCGAGGTGATCGAGACCGGTCTGACCGATCAGGTGCTCGACGATCCGCACGAGCCTTATACCCAGCTTCTCGTTTCCTCGATCCTGCCGGCGTGA
- a CDS encoding GntR family phosphonate transport system transcriptional regulator (product_source=KO:K02043; cath_funfam=1.10.10.10; cog=COG2188; ko=KO:K02043; pfam=PF00392,PF07702; smart=SM00345,SM00866; superfamily=64288; tigrfam=TIGR02325) — protein sequence MSLTEPSTGVALWRRVADSIEQSIADGTYPRDSKLPGETEIAELHRVNRHTVRRALAALAERGLVRAERGSGTYVEAPRIAYPLRSRTRFSEIVSAGGHEANGKLLHASIEDAPQDLAKHLGLKAGAPLLRIDALRTADRMPICVGSTWLNADRFPDGGKIYGKLQSITKLLAHFGIRDYRREWTNITAAIADAADAARLDLELGRPVLVVEKLDVDINGKPLIISRSRFAAERVQFVIENQ from the coding sequence ATGAGTCTGACTGAACCGAGTACGGGCGTTGCGCTGTGGCGGCGCGTGGCGGATTCCATTGAGCAATCGATTGCCGATGGAACCTATCCGCGCGACTCAAAACTGCCGGGCGAAACCGAAATCGCGGAACTCCATCGCGTTAACCGGCACACTGTGCGCCGTGCGTTGGCTGCGCTTGCCGAGCGCGGCCTGGTGCGCGCCGAACGCGGCAGTGGCACTTATGTCGAAGCGCCGCGCATCGCCTATCCGCTGCGCTCACGAACTCGCTTTTCTGAAATCGTCAGCGCGGGCGGGCATGAAGCGAATGGGAAGCTACTACATGCATCGATCGAAGATGCGCCGCAGGATCTCGCCAAACACCTTGGCCTCAAGGCTGGTGCGCCATTGCTGCGGATCGATGCATTGCGCACAGCAGATCGGATGCCGATTTGCGTCGGCTCCACGTGGCTCAATGCGGACCGCTTTCCTGACGGCGGCAAGATCTATGGAAAACTGCAGTCCATCACCAAGCTGCTGGCGCACTTCGGCATCCGTGACTATCGCCGCGAGTGGACCAACATCACCGCCGCGATTGCCGACGCCGCCGACGCCGCGCGTCTCGATCTCGAGCTCGGCCGCCCAGTACTCGTCGTTGAAAAGCTCGATGTGGATATCAACGGCAAGCCGCTGATCATATCGCGTTCGCGTTTCGCAGCCGAACGCGTTCAATTCGTCATTGAAAATCAGTGA
- a CDS encoding alpha-D-ribose 1-methylphosphonate 5-triphosphate synthase subunit PhnG (product_source=KO:K06166; cog=COG3624; ko=KO:K06166; pfam=PF06754; tigrfam=TIGR03293), producing the protein MTRPETTPQQNSRQQAMAVLAHMPTERIAACLGEVDVPPHEALRQPENGLVMVRGRIGGDGAPFNLGEASVSRAAVRLSSGEVGFGYVLGRDGEKARLIALCDALIQNDAFKDRIQEKVVAPLRQELEKVRAQQDAETAATRVDFYTLVRGEG; encoded by the coding sequence ATGACCCGACCCGAAACCACTCCGCAGCAGAACAGCCGTCAGCAGGCGATGGCCGTGCTAGCGCATATGCCTACCGAGCGGATCGCCGCGTGTCTGGGAGAGGTCGATGTTCCGCCGCACGAAGCGCTGCGGCAGCCGGAGAATGGTCTCGTCATGGTCCGCGGCCGGATCGGGGGGGACGGTGCGCCGTTCAACCTTGGCGAGGCATCAGTGTCGCGCGCGGCGGTGCGCCTGTCCTCCGGCGAAGTCGGCTTCGGCTATGTGCTGGGTCGCGATGGCGAGAAGGCACGGTTGATTGCGCTATGTGATGCGTTGATCCAGAACGATGCTTTTAAGGATCGCATTCAAGAGAAGGTCGTGGCGCCGCTGCGTCAGGAATTGGAGAAGGTTCGCGCACAGCAGGATGCTGAGACGGCAGCCACACGGGTCGATTTCTACACACTGGTGCGAGGCGAGGGCTGA
- a CDS encoding alpha-D-ribose 1-methylphosphonate 5-triphosphate synthase subunit PhnI (product_source=KO:K06164; cog=COG3626; ko=KO:K06164; pfam=PF05861; superfamily=46934) codes for MYVAVKGGERAIENAHRLMAHERRGDPTVPDLSLSQISEQLTLAVDRVMTEGSLYDRELAALAIKQARGDMIEAIFLLRAFRATLPRFGVTDPLDTAEMQVRRRVSSTFKDIPGGQILGPTFDYTHRLLDPALAAGEAVAEPAQGAPSNEPMPRVTDILGADGLIESSPKGNSDQPVGDLTREPLSFPADRDLRLQNLARGDEGFLLALGYATQRGYGRNHPFAGEIRFGDVEVEFFAEEVGFAVPLGSIELTECQMVNQFKGSATEAPCFTRGYGLAFGQSERKTMSMALVDRSLRARELGEDVRAPTQDEEFVMSHSDNVQATGFVEHLKLPHYVDFQSELGLLRKLRKEFEAAKDSDNNLAEAAE; via the coding sequence ATGTACGTTGCAGTCAAAGGCGGCGAACGCGCCATCGAGAATGCGCACAGGCTGATGGCGCATGAGCGCCGCGGCGATCCGACGGTGCCGGATCTGTCACTGTCGCAGATTTCCGAGCAACTCACCCTCGCGGTCGATCGCGTGATGACCGAAGGTTCGCTCTATGACCGCGAACTGGCGGCGCTCGCGATCAAGCAGGCGCGGGGCGACATGATCGAGGCGATCTTCCTGCTGCGCGCATTCCGCGCCACGCTGCCGCGTTTTGGAGTGACCGATCCGCTCGACACCGCCGAGATGCAGGTGCGTCGCCGCGTATCGTCCACGTTCAAGGATATTCCGGGCGGACAGATCCTTGGCCCGACGTTCGATTATACGCATCGTCTGCTCGATCCGGCGCTCGCGGCAGGCGAGGCTGTTGCCGAACCAGCGCAAGGCGCGCCGAGCAACGAGCCGATGCCACGCGTCACCGATATTCTTGGTGCGGATGGCCTGATTGAATCCTCACCGAAAGGGAATTCGGATCAACCAGTGGGTGACCTGACCCGCGAACCGCTGAGCTTTCCGGCGGATCGCGACCTGCGCTTGCAAAATCTCGCACGGGGCGACGAAGGTTTCCTGCTAGCGCTCGGCTATGCGACGCAGCGTGGTTACGGCCGCAACCATCCGTTCGCCGGTGAAATTCGCTTCGGCGATGTCGAGGTGGAGTTCTTTGCTGAAGAAGTCGGCTTCGCCGTGCCGCTTGGCTCAATCGAATTGACCGAATGCCAAATGGTGAACCAGTTCAAGGGATCGGCCACGGAAGCCCCATGCTTCACCCGCGGTTACGGTCTCGCCTTCGGGCAGAGCGAGCGCAAGACCATGTCGATGGCGCTGGTGGATCGCTCGCTGCGTGCGCGCGAACTGGGCGAAGACGTACGTGCGCCGACGCAGGACGAGGAATTCGTCATGTCGCATTCCGACAACGTGCAGGCGACTGGCTTCGTCGAACATCTCAAGTTGCCACACTACGTGGACTTCCAGTCCGAACTCGGGCTGCTGCGGAAGCTGCGCAAGGAATTCGAGGCAGCGAAAGACAGTGACAATAACCTTGCGGAGGCCGCGGAATGA
- a CDS encoding alpha-D-ribose 1-methylphosphonate 5-triphosphate diphosphatase (product_source=KO:K06162; cath_funfam=2.30.40.10; cog=COG3454; ko=KO:K06162; pfam=PF01979; superfamily=51338,51556; tigrfam=TIGR02318), translating to MNTGRNETILSNARVVLHDRVIERGWVAIAGGAIAEVGEGDAPERGEDIGGDLVMPGLIEMHTDHLEAHYVPRPKVYWDPVAAVVSYDGQLATSGITTVLDSLRLWSEEGVEGVDGQANVLAKAISDARDANLLRADHFLHLRCEIPTPRVVEEAKELIERPDIRLMSLMDHTPGQRQFRDEGKLRDYYRGKSGGLTDAQLDVMFAQRVAYQKKYAAKNMREIVALAHSHNVPLASHDDTTEENVSDAIRDRVSVAEFPTTMEAARGLHQAGIRVLMGAPNVVRGGSHSGNVAAVDLAREGLLDIMSSDYVPSSLLMAAMQLPKHAPVIDLAAAVRTVTKTAAEAVGLSDRGEIVAGKRADIIRVHMAKDLPVVRSVWREGKRVA from the coding sequence ATGAATACCGGACGAAACGAAACAATTCTCAGCAACGCCCGCGTGGTGCTGCACGACCGCGTCATCGAGCGCGGCTGGGTAGCGATCGCGGGCGGCGCGATTGCGGAGGTCGGTGAGGGCGATGCGCCCGAGCGCGGCGAGGACATCGGCGGCGATCTCGTGATGCCGGGCCTGATCGAGATGCACACGGATCATCTCGAAGCCCATTACGTGCCGCGCCCCAAGGTCTACTGGGACCCTGTCGCCGCGGTCGTTTCTTACGATGGCCAACTCGCCACCAGCGGCATCACGACGGTTCTCGATTCACTGCGTCTCTGGAGCGAGGAAGGCGTCGAGGGCGTCGACGGCCAGGCGAACGTCCTGGCGAAAGCCATTAGTGACGCGCGGGACGCCAATCTGTTGCGCGCCGATCATTTTCTGCATTTGCGTTGTGAAATTCCGACGCCGCGCGTCGTCGAAGAGGCCAAGGAATTGATCGAGCGTCCGGATATTCGGCTGATGTCGCTGATGGATCACACGCCAGGACAGCGGCAATTCCGCGATGAAGGCAAGCTGCGCGATTATTATCGCGGCAAGAGCGGCGGGCTCACCGATGCGCAACTCGACGTGATGTTCGCGCAGCGTGTGGCGTACCAGAAGAAATACGCGGCCAAGAACATGCGTGAGATCGTTGCATTGGCGCATAGCCACAACGTCCCGCTCGCCAGCCACGACGACACGACGGAGGAGAACGTCAGCGACGCGATCCGCGATCGTGTGTCGGTGGCTGAATTCCCGACCACCATGGAAGCCGCACGCGGGCTGCATCAGGCGGGCATTCGCGTGCTGATGGGCGCGCCGAACGTCGTACGCGGTGGATCGCACTCCGGCAACGTCGCAGCGGTCGATCTCGCTCGCGAAGGATTGCTCGACATAATGTCGTCCGACTACGTTCCCTCGAGCCTGCTGATGGCAGCGATGCAACTGCCGAAACATGCTCCGGTGATCGATCTTGCCGCAGCGGTACGGACTGTGACCAAGACAGCGGCGGAAGCCGTCGGATTGAGTGACAGAGGAGAGATCGTTGCGGGCAAGCGCGCCGACATAATCCGCGTGCATATGGCTAAGGATCTTCCCGTGGTGCGCAGCGTCTGGCGTGAAGGGAAGCGCGTCGCATGA
- a CDS encoding alpha-D-ribose 1-methylphosphonate 5-triphosphate synthase subunit PhnL (product_source=KO:K05780; cath_funfam=3.40.50.300; cog=COG4778; ko=KO:K05780; pfam=PF00005; smart=SM00382; superfamily=52540; tigrfam=TIGR02324) — translation MSPMIEISGAAKTFTMHLQNGVRLPVISGVSMHVNAGECVVLAGPSGAGKSSILKMIFGNYRCDQGRIAVRHGGNVIDIASAEPREILRVRRHTIGYVSQFLRAVPRVATIDVVAEPLIANGVARDDAKVRAGALLRRLNIAERLWTLPPSTFSGGEQQRVNIARGFISDMPILLLDEPTASLDATNRQIVVDLVGEKKARGVAMVAIVHDDEVRNLIADRIVDVTSFAAAA, via the coding sequence ATGTCTCCAATGATCGAAATTTCCGGCGCGGCCAAGACCTTCACCATGCACCTGCAGAACGGCGTGCGGTTGCCGGTAATCTCCGGCGTCTCGATGCATGTGAATGCCGGCGAATGCGTCGTGCTGGCCGGCCCTTCGGGCGCGGGCAAGTCGTCGATCCTGAAGATGATCTTCGGCAATTACCGCTGTGATCAGGGGCGCATTGCCGTGCGTCACGGTGGCAATGTGATCGACATCGCCAGCGCGGAGCCGCGCGAAATCCTGCGCGTCCGCCGACATACCATCGGCTATGTCAGCCAGTTCCTGCGCGCCGTGCCGCGCGTGGCGACCATCGATGTGGTGGCGGAGCCTCTGATCGCGAACGGCGTTGCGCGTGACGACGCCAAAGTCCGTGCAGGCGCACTGCTGCGCCGCCTCAATATTGCCGAGCGGCTCTGGACGTTGCCGCCTTCAACCTTTTCGGGCGGCGAGCAGCAACGCGTCAACATCGCGCGCGGCTTCATCTCGGACATGCCGATCCTGCTGCTGGATGAGCCGACGGCCTCGCTCGATGCCACCAACCGCCAGATCGTCGTCGATCTGGTTGGAGAAAAGAAAGCCCGCGGCGTCGCCATGGTGGCGATCGTGCACGATGACGAAGTGCGCAATCTGATCGCGGATCGAATTGTCGACGTGACGTCGTTCGCGGCGGCAGCGTGA
- a CDS encoding alpha-D-ribose 1-methylphosphonate 5-triphosphate synthase subunit PhnH (product_source=KO:K06165; cog=COG3625; ko=KO:K06165; pfam=PF05845; superfamily=159709; tigrfam=TIGR03292), with protein sequence MTIATLQSGLGTGFANPVQSSQAVFRGVMNAMARPGSIHTIAEAVKAPSMMMPATAAVALALFDHDTPIWLDRDFAGEMDMASWLRFQTGAPLTADASQAAFALIAKGSALPDFETFAPGTPEYPDRSTTLVVQVETLTAGDPIALSGPGIQGTSSLRAGALPQDFVARMQSNRALFPLGVDLLLVSGNDLVALPRSAHVAAKEV encoded by the coding sequence ATGACAATTGCCACTCTTCAGTCCGGTTTAGGTACAGGTTTCGCAAATCCGGTGCAGTCATCGCAGGCGGTGTTCCGCGGCGTGATGAACGCCATGGCACGGCCGGGATCGATTCACACGATTGCGGAAGCGGTCAAGGCTCCGTCGATGATGATGCCGGCAACTGCCGCGGTAGCGCTGGCGCTGTTCGACCACGACACGCCAATCTGGCTCGATCGGGATTTTGCAGGCGAGATGGATATGGCGTCGTGGCTACGCTTCCAGACCGGAGCGCCGCTGACTGCTGATGCCTCACAAGCCGCCTTCGCGTTGATCGCGAAAGGCTCGGCACTGCCGGATTTCGAAACGTTCGCGCCCGGCACGCCGGAATATCCGGATCGTTCGACGACGCTCGTTGTTCAGGTGGAGACGCTCACTGCAGGTGATCCGATCGCGCTAAGTGGGCCGGGCATTCAAGGCACGTCGAGCTTGCGAGCAGGCGCGCTGCCGCAGGATTTCGTCGCGCGCATGCAGAGCAATCGCGCGCTGTTTCCGCTCGGAGTCGATCTGTTGCTGGTCAGCGGTAACGATCTCGTCGCGTTGCCGCGCAGTGCGCACGTTGCCGCGAAGGAGGTGTGA